The Thalassotalea nanhaiensis genome has a window encoding:
- a CDS encoding metallophosphoesterase has translation MKLFSSYLLLFVLVTTFQISNDAQANTQTVNVISDGPYIFLNDKHKIDKIINVCHNSKVIQNVSDKDNIVITEDCSGNKALSFSRFYHSAKTAVEYKTAHSIAAISDFHGQYELMATILTNNGVIDENGNWDFDKGHLVITGDVFDRGDKVTEILWFLFNLEKQAIKQGGRVHLLLGNHETMVLNDDLRYLHPKYFKVEKILKQSYSSLYGDNTILGQWLRSKNVLVKINNILFAHGGFHPNLVKKELPLKKLNQVFSNNITKPLLPIRRSELGDYLHKTNGPIWYRGYFREPLATSDEIDNLLRFYKINHIVVGHTSQTNIKSRYDGRVIAIDSSIKNGKYGEILLIEKSKLVRGTMEGNKLPIEELSMKE, from the coding sequence ATGAAATTATTCTCCTCTTATTTACTGTTGTTTGTGCTTGTTACAACATTTCAAATTAGCAATGATGCACAAGCTAACACTCAAACTGTCAATGTTATTAGTGATGGTCCTTACATATTTCTAAACGATAAACACAAAATAGATAAAATTATTAATGTTTGTCATAACAGCAAAGTGATTCAAAATGTTAGTGACAAAGATAACATTGTTATAACTGAAGATTGTTCTGGCAACAAAGCGTTAAGTTTTAGTCGTTTTTATCACAGTGCTAAAACTGCTGTTGAATATAAAACTGCGCACTCAATTGCTGCTATCAGTGATTTTCATGGCCAATATGAATTAATGGCCACAATTTTAACGAATAACGGTGTAATAGATGAAAATGGAAACTGGGACTTTGATAAAGGTCACTTAGTGATAACCGGTGATGTATTTGACCGTGGCGATAAAGTAACAGAAATATTATGGTTTCTTTTTAATTTAGAGAAACAGGCTATAAAGCAAGGGGGAAGGGTGCATTTGTTACTCGGAAACCATGAAACCATGGTCCTTAATGATGACTTACGTTATTTGCATCCCAAATATTTTAAAGTAGAGAAAATATTAAAACAATCGTACAGCAGTTTATATGGTGACAATACGATATTAGGGCAGTGGTTACGTTCAAAAAATGTTCTAGTAAAAATAAACAACATATTGTTTGCTCATGGGGGCTTTCATCCCAATTTGGTTAAAAAAGAACTACCCCTGAAAAAGCTTAATCAGGTATTCAGTAATAATATTACCAAACCATTGTTGCCAATTAGACGATCTGAATTAGGCGATTATTTACATAAAACTAATGGACCAATTTGGTACAGGGGCTATTTTAGAGAGCCTTTAGCAACCAGTGATGAAATCGACAATTTATTAAGGTTTTATAAAATAAACCATATTGTTGTTGGGCATACTTCTCAAACTAATATAAAAAGCCGATATGATGGTCGTGTTATCGCTATTGATAGCAGTATTAAAAATGGTAAGTATGGAGAAATTCTTTTAATTGAAAAAAGTAAATTGGTAAGAGGGACAATGGAAGGCAATAAACTACCAATTGAAGAATTATCAATGAAAGAATAA
- a CDS encoding winged helix-turn-helix domain-containing protein, which produces MFQKHTYSLSSIKVQPSDFCLYFSCGKKIQLQPKLIEVLGYLANQYPRVVPREEIIAAVWGENSFVGEKALTNAIWNLRQKLTLEDQQEVIETIRKSGYRLLVAPQLLNSTNELSNNASCQAEISNPTIKNKNNAYWLRASLYGLASFLMVYIIWQQLTIDTSINAPMFEQITTEPGNELFTSPSPDGRYIVYQWHDPQGISNLYMRDRTQPQLKATQLTYDSAEQGFSVWSLNGEYLYFAKKDKINKRCDLIQMQVKTNEETIIGQCHNRGGYYYIDISADGKTLAYHGKNASDSHSGIYFLDLTSPELNTHRFSCNLNCNYRDRDMSFSPDGRYIAVSRRYSTFEENIYLINLVTKEEKQLTFSEEDIVGLTWHPNGKHIVFATQRADIRQGYMVEPESGIITNLNVEGFSYPKYSSQSAELFFQHRLEHYQVSSLSVKSDITASPFPVLQSKFNHLSADYSVSQDKITYVSNESGFYELWSANSDGSHRQQLTFIEDTVKYPKWSNDGSKIAFLSANRSGKGDQIYILDFNSKKLRQLSTEFKRHNRPTWSFDDNYIISAVYAEEYTDLHQFDLKSETSKRVTFDGARTGVINKENQLYYSRVSGGLWQTDLNSDKLSVKQLLDKDIFNTVYSWEITERGIYFNHHTTSTSKLKFYDFSNNHISTFLTQPKNAVASSTNLTIIDDLQLLLFTGSSFPQADIKKLQHPKLR; this is translated from the coding sequence ATGTTTCAAAAACATACTTATTCCCTATCTTCTATCAAAGTACAGCCAAGTGATTTTTGTCTTTATTTTTCTTGTGGAAAAAAAATTCAATTACAACCTAAACTGATCGAGGTATTAGGGTATTTAGCCAACCAGTATCCAAGAGTTGTACCAAGAGAAGAAATTATTGCAGCCGTTTGGGGTGAAAATAGTTTTGTCGGTGAAAAAGCGTTAACCAACGCAATTTGGAATTTACGACAAAAACTAACACTAGAAGATCAGCAAGAAGTTATTGAAACCATCCGAAAAAGTGGTTATCGATTATTAGTTGCGCCGCAGTTACTAAACAGCACAAATGAGCTAAGCAATAATGCCAGCTGTCAAGCTGAGATTTCCAATCCAACAATTAAAAATAAGAATAATGCCTACTGGCTTAGAGCATCATTGTACGGTTTAGCTTCTTTTTTAATGGTTTATATAATTTGGCAACAACTAACCATTGATACCTCAATTAATGCTCCTATGTTTGAACAAATAACCACAGAGCCTGGCAATGAACTCTTTACGTCTCCGTCTCCTGATGGCCGTTATATTGTTTATCAATGGCATGATCCACAGGGTATTTCAAATTTGTATATGCGGGATAGAACTCAGCCGCAGTTAAAAGCAACCCAGCTTACTTATGATAGTGCCGAACAAGGATTTTCAGTGTGGAGTTTAAACGGAGAATATCTATATTTTGCCAAAAAAGATAAAATTAATAAGCGCTGTGATCTTATACAAATGCAAGTAAAAACCAATGAAGAAACCATTATTGGTCAATGCCATAATAGAGGTGGTTACTATTACATTGATATTTCAGCTGATGGTAAAACACTCGCCTATCATGGTAAAAATGCCAGTGACAGTCATTCAGGAATATATTTCTTAGATTTAACGTCTCCAGAGTTAAACACACACAGGTTTTCTTGTAACTTGAACTGTAACTACCGCGATCGGGATATGTCTTTTTCGCCTGATGGCAGATATATTGCTGTTTCCCGAAGGTACAGTACGTTTGAAGAAAACATATACTTAATAAATTTAGTCACTAAGGAAGAAAAGCAACTTACTTTTTCTGAAGAAGACATTGTTGGTTTAACCTGGCATCCAAACGGCAAGCACATAGTGTTTGCTACTCAGCGAGCTGATATTCGCCAAGGTTATATGGTTGAACCAGAATCAGGAATTATCACTAATTTAAATGTTGAAGGTTTTAGCTATCCTAAATATTCGAGTCAATCTGCAGAGTTATTTTTTCAACACAGATTAGAGCATTATCAGGTATCCAGTTTATCAGTAAAGTCCGATATAACGGCCAGCCCTTTTCCCGTATTACAATCTAAATTTAACCATTTATCTGCCGATTATTCAGTAAGCCAAGATAAAATTACTTATGTTTCTAATGAATCAGGCTTTTATGAGCTCTGGTCTGCTAATTCTGATGGCTCACACCGTCAACAGCTAACTTTTATCGAAGATACGGTAAAATACCCTAAATGGTCAAATGATGGCTCTAAAATTGCGTTTTTATCCGCAAATCGCTCAGGGAAAGGCGACCAAATCTATATATTAGATTTCAATTCAAAAAAATTGCGTCAGTTATCGACTGAGTTTAAGCGACACAATCGCCCTACTTGGTCATTTGATGATAATTACATAATTTCTGCAGTTTATGCCGAAGAGTATACCGATTTACATCAATTTGACTTGAAATCTGAAACAAGTAAAAGAGTAACGTTTGACGGAGCAAGAACAGGAGTTATCAATAAAGAAAACCAGTTATATTACTCTCGAGTATCGGGCGGCTTATGGCAAACAGACTTAAATTCTGACAAGTTAAGTGTAAAGCAATTGTTAGACAAGGATATTTTCAATACCGTATATAGTTGGGAAATTACCGAGCGAGGTATTTATTTTAATCACCATACGACTAGCACGTCGAAATTAAAGTTTTATGATTTTAGCAATAATCACATCAGCACATTTCTTACTCAGCCTAAAAATGCCGTAGCAAGTTCTACAAACCTAACAATTATTGATGATCTACAGCTTTTATTATTCACCGGCTCTAGCTTTCCTCAAGCCGATATCAAAAAATTACAACATCCTAAACTACGTTAA
- a CDS encoding EAL domain-containing protein — protein MLFIKPGFTSSFSHLQRFSVVDGLSQQNITSLVKGNQGNIWIGTDDGLNIYDGYTFHQLPGPKAKFSDYRIAKLYQQNNDEMWISLFEGGLYKYTPHEQSYQLIYEPSNPTNSNDTIIDIQQDHNGNMWFASSHSLFKFSLKEQRLIEQVNISHLFDLEHRIFDINIHQGTVYIATKIGLFVYQTNVQKINKLPLPEVSKAHSVNELFTTEILNQLLYIGTDNGVLSLPLAAIDNYLEQTTDKLDYQLEIADLNVWHLLTQDNQLYVSSHNGLYQYSVNKQQLKKLTAFSDVYPQIKNNRISSLIIGDDNIWLGSKYSGLFKWPLRQQNFTSIIADKSRLNSLSSNNIWALEQDPNKDNLLWTGTENGLNVINMDTLEVSPYLVNNNKQETINQSYIYDMDFDTQGQLWLHTTDGLTIFDSGTRTQQPLNAKQQKLGELMRRNIYKNTFYQDTFWFIKENILYSANTINGEINEYPEINAQLPLESINRLIGFLPKTDTLMLGSNDTLWTFNTSTKRVTKLFVNPLTQDNKQALIDSFHIKDNTLWLSYYSAGLIAISLDNMAITYNSFEESNSVKHSYGIMFDSNNDAWFASHQGIHKLNIADQMLHSYNKNDGLVSDEFNSNAHTRLKNGNFAYGSANGVSIVNPSKFKLATQRRNLKINLSNVEIMSTPKPFVLLNNHDDLTFNHDDIGIKLSFSHSQAHASQSFSFEYKFADSDKDFISMEGNSISFSSLPSGNNHIIVRLVNAFQHKTLATFNLPIKVSYSPWLSPISLSIYALIIIFISITYYRHRLGLHQQLLAAHQQVKQRENRLQIALKNTKSGVWEWQLNNNRMIGSRYHDELALHHLDKAISFDEHLSLIHEQDQHKYKKHWQSYLHINQHEDFSFIYRLKNQSGQYEWYRDTGKAVEFNKVGLATKVVGTYSNITSSRYGEELNEIYIEAIENTNDWVVIINAKNQTAVANESLRKAYDLADEAFDFTPETFGLDARKSDYYRTLFAELEPGSNYQVEERLFLKDGRPIDVSFKISTHTNKYSKDLYFVCIASDITEQKRNARQLEKLANYDNLTGLVNRKFYLEKITATIEEAENNDLSFAILFIDLDKFKLVNDSFGHDVGDQLLITVSQRIQSVISNEDTLARIGGDEFVLLVKKAPDVATIEQVITDVIDAIEMPININTYKLRVGASIGVAMYPTLQCDAKELLANADAAMYFAKKDDKFKFKIYNEDMNLLTTKQFVLEADIKNAIANNEFFNLYQPIVHGNNREICGCELLLRWCNDKGNIIVPDEFIPDAEKLGLIKPMTVAAMERGAKDLAHWRKVNNDLYLTINISANHFTDETFIPQLLRILANHNLPCSAIKLEVTETALINEPEKAIAAMTRINELGIDIALDDFGTGFSSLNYLRNLPIKIIKIDRAFINGMDKNDTDEIIVETTLFLAEKFGLHCIAEGVETFEQEQALLNKGCTQMQGFLFSKPISNDAFASLLKMSSKAHELTYEY, from the coding sequence ATGCTTTTTATTAAACCTGGCTTCACATCCAGTTTTTCTCACTTACAGCGATTTAGTGTTGTAGACGGTCTTAGCCAACAAAACATTACATCTTTAGTAAAAGGTAATCAGGGAAATATTTGGATAGGTACAGACGATGGCTTAAACATATATGATGGTTATACTTTTCATCAACTGCCAGGACCGAAAGCTAAATTTTCTGATTATCGTATTGCCAAGTTGTACCAACAAAACAATGATGAGATGTGGATTAGTTTGTTTGAAGGAGGATTATATAAATACACTCCTCACGAACAAAGCTACCAACTCATCTACGAACCTTCAAATCCGACTAATTCTAACGATACAATCATTGATATTCAGCAAGACCACAATGGCAATATGTGGTTTGCAAGTTCGCATTCGCTGTTTAAGTTTTCGTTAAAAGAACAGCGTTTAATTGAACAAGTAAACATAAGTCATTTATTTGATCTAGAACACCGTATCTTTGATATTAATATACATCAAGGAACAGTATATATAGCGACTAAAATAGGTCTTTTTGTTTACCAAACGAATGTTCAAAAGATCAACAAACTACCGCTCCCCGAAGTAAGCAAAGCTCATTCTGTAAATGAATTATTTACCACCGAAATATTAAACCAACTCCTTTATATTGGTACTGATAATGGTGTGCTTTCGTTACCACTTGCTGCAATCGATAACTATTTGGAACAGACCACGGATAAATTAGATTATCAGTTAGAGATAGCCGACCTTAATGTTTGGCATTTGTTAACCCAAGACAATCAGCTCTATGTCAGCAGCCATAACGGCTTATACCAATACAGTGTTAACAAGCAACAACTTAAAAAATTAACAGCCTTTAGTGATGTTTATCCACAAATCAAAAATAACAGGATTAGTTCCCTGATTATTGGTGATGATAATATTTGGCTAGGTTCAAAATATTCTGGATTATTCAAGTGGCCTTTAAGACAGCAAAACTTTACCAGTATCATCGCTGATAAAAGCAGACTAAATAGCCTTTCAAGCAATAATATATGGGCGTTAGAACAAGACCCTAATAAAGATAACTTATTATGGACAGGTACCGAAAATGGACTCAATGTTATCAATATGGATACATTAGAAGTTTCTCCCTATCTAGTAAATAACAATAAACAAGAAACAATTAATCAAAGTTATATTTACGATATGGACTTTGATACTCAAGGGCAATTATGGCTTCACACTACCGATGGTTTGACTATATTCGATTCTGGTACTAGAACTCAGCAACCGTTAAATGCTAAACAGCAAAAACTTGGTGAGTTAATGAGGCGCAATATATACAAAAACACTTTTTATCAAGACACATTTTGGTTCATTAAAGAAAACATTCTTTATAGTGCCAACACTATAAACGGTGAAATTAATGAATACCCCGAAATAAATGCGCAACTTCCCTTAGAAAGTATCAACCGTTTAATTGGTTTTTTACCAAAAACTGATACGTTAATGTTAGGTAGCAATGATACTTTATGGACATTTAATACCTCAACCAAACGCGTAACAAAACTTTTTGTAAATCCACTAACACAGGATAATAAACAAGCACTAATAGACAGCTTTCACATTAAAGATAATACCTTATGGCTAAGTTACTATAGTGCAGGGTTAATCGCTATTTCGCTGGATAATATGGCGATTACATATAATAGTTTTGAAGAGAGTAACTCGGTAAAACATAGTTATGGCATTATGTTTGATAGTAATAACGATGCTTGGTTTGCCAGTCACCAAGGCATACATAAACTAAATATTGCCGATCAAATGTTACACAGTTACAACAAGAATGATGGCCTTGTTAGTGATGAATTTAATTCTAACGCTCACACTAGATTAAAAAATGGAAACTTTGCTTATGGTTCAGCAAATGGTGTTTCTATTGTTAATCCTTCGAAGTTTAAATTAGCAACACAAAGACGAAACTTAAAAATCAACCTATCTAATGTTGAAATTATGTCGACTCCCAAGCCGTTTGTATTACTAAACAACCACGATGATTTAACATTTAACCACGATGATATTGGTATAAAATTAAGTTTTTCTCACTCTCAAGCACATGCAAGTCAGTCTTTTTCCTTTGAATACAAATTTGCTGATAGCGATAAAGATTTCATCTCTATGGAAGGTAATAGCATTTCTTTCTCAAGCCTGCCAAGTGGAAACAACCATATAATTGTGCGTTTAGTTAATGCCTTTCAACACAAGACGTTAGCAACATTTAATTTACCTATTAAGGTTTCATACTCTCCTTGGTTATCGCCAATTAGCCTCAGCATATATGCGTTGATAATAATTTTTATTTCAATAACCTATTACCGTCACAGACTGGGGTTACACCAACAGTTACTCGCGGCGCATCAACAAGTAAAGCAACGCGAGAATCGTTTACAAATAGCCTTAAAAAACACCAAAAGCGGCGTATGGGAATGGCAACTTAATAATAATCGAATGATTGGTAGCAGGTACCATGACGAACTTGCTCTTCATCATTTAGATAAAGCCATAAGCTTTGACGAACATTTATCTTTAATACATGAACAAGACCAACACAAATATAAAAAGCATTGGCAAAGTTACCTGCATATTAACCAACATGAAGATTTTAGTTTCATTTATCGACTTAAAAACCAATCAGGTCAATATGAATGGTATAGGGATACAGGTAAAGCGGTAGAGTTTAACAAGGTTGGCTTGGCCACTAAGGTGGTAGGAACCTACAGCAATATCACCAGTTCTCGCTACGGTGAAGAGTTAAATGAGATTTACATTGAAGCAATAGAAAACACCAACGATTGGGTGGTCATTATTAATGCTAAAAATCAGACCGCGGTGGCAAATGAATCATTACGCAAAGCCTATGATTTAGCTGATGAAGCATTTGATTTTACGCCTGAAACATTTGGTTTAGATGCTAGAAAATCTGACTATTACAGAACGTTATTTGCGGAACTAGAACCAGGTTCTAATTATCAAGTTGAAGAAAGACTGTTTCTAAAAGATGGCAGACCAATAGATGTGTCATTTAAAATATCCACACATACGAATAAATACAGTAAGGATCTTTATTTTGTCTGCATTGCTTCAGATATTACGGAACAAAAACGTAACGCCAGACAATTAGAAAAACTAGCAAACTATGACAACTTAACGGGGTTGGTAAACCGAAAGTTTTACTTAGAAAAGATCACCGCAACTATTGAAGAAGCAGAGAACAACGATTTGAGCTTCGCGATTTTATTCATCGACCTTGATAAATTTAAATTAGTGAATGATTCATTTGGTCACGATGTAGGTGATCAACTGTTAATTACTGTCAGTCAACGAATTCAATCGGTTATCAGCAATGAAGATACATTGGCAAGGATCGGTGGCGATGAGTTTGTGCTGTTGGTTAAGAAGGCTCCTGATGTTGCGACAATCGAACAGGTCATTACTGATGTTATTGACGCAATCGAAATGCCTATCAATATCAACACTTACAAATTAAGAGTAGGCGCCAGCATCGGTGTTGCTATGTATCCGACCTTACAATGTGATGCAAAAGAGTTATTAGCAAATGCAGATGCTGCAATGTATTTCGCCAAAAAAGACGATAAGTTTAAATTTAAAATTTACAACGAAGATATGAACTTATTGACCACAAAGCAGTTTGTTTTAGAGGCTGATATTAAAAATGCGATTGCAAACAATGAATTCTTCAACCTATACCAACCTATAGTTCATGGTAACAACCGTGAAATTTGTGGTTGTGAATTGTTACTTAGATGGTGTAACGATAAAGGAAACATTATCGTTCCTGACGAATTTATCCCCGATGCAGAAAAGCTTGGCCTAATAAAGCCAATGACAGTGGCTGCTATGGAACGAGGAGCTAAAGATCTAGCTCATTGGAGAAAAGTGAATAATGACTTGTATTTAACTATTAATATTTCAGCAAATCATTTCACTGATGAGACTTTTATTCCGCAATTGTTACGCATTTTAGCCAACCATAATTTGCCCTGTTCAGCTATCAAGTTAGAGGTTACTGAAACAGCTCTAATTAATGAGCCAGAAAAGGCAATAGCCGCAATGACGCGTATTAATGAATTAGGAATTGATATTGCTTTGGATGACTTTGGCACTGGTTTTTCATCATTAAACTATTTGCGAAACTTGCCTATAAAAATCATTAAGATAGACCGTGCATTTATCAATGGCATGGATAAAAATGATACCGATGAAATTATCGTTGAAACAACCTTATTTTTAGCTGAAAAATTCGGTCTTCATTGTATTGCAGAAGGTGTAGAGACATTCGAGCAAGAACAAGCGTTATTAAATAAAGGCTGTACTCAAATGCAAGGCTTTTTATTTAGCAAACCTATCAGCAATGATGCCTTTGCCTCACTGCTAAAAATGTCTTCTAAAGCTCATGAATTAACTTACGAATATTAA
- a CDS encoding TonB-dependent receptor plug domain-containing protein — protein MKKNLITLAIQSAIIGGTTLLAPQAIAEEEQSINRVVQESKTTENKDALTQDDDVEKITVTGSRLRRDSFSVATPLVTVSKEAILDTGLGSLSEVLVDEVPAISESSSNMNTQSSVSATGLSTVNLRNLGTDRTLTLIDGRRVVSNSYSGNYVSLSTIPTGMVEKVEVITGGASAAYGSDAIAGVVNIITQQNKEGFEFQVRGGETPEGGGREFTIDADYGTEFADGRGYMFVSSTWDRQFGIDVSDRDRSAVESSYDYNTSELCNEMNTVDGDQCMRDITKADWRERSDGTKGGVFEERSSFADGGFFYTADGLQTGWTEERDGINPYQWDKIKTPNDRLATAVKVDYELTDDITGSFQVQYSNNESVNVKSPEDEYEGAYVPIIDPETGELGRVRPGYISTDNPFAPAIIADNAGSSISWDRRFYEVGNVTTDNERETVRTWAGLQGTMFDGDWDWDLSVGYGKFEQNQRRLNELNTVRVSQALDSEYADDGVTIQCADEDARAAGCVPLNIFGEGSITPDMADWIRATPTIDTEIEQTNILGFIAGDLFDMPAGPVAAVFGAEYRKDKQTVSTDEGHQYGGITFNLVPSFTGDVDVYEAFAEFAFPLLKNKTFAKSLDAETSVRVADYSHEGIDLMSSYKLGLTWQPVEGYMIRGNFARAQRAPNITELLSPPRGDYDTYTDICDGTSATSTEAGHDNCRLEPGIAAQIAADPDFIFEDDNNGYGPGAGNENLKEETADTYTLGITMSPSFIDNFNIAIDYYNITVEDAISEIGNEELLAECYDSSIGFGDSNPFCADITRDDEGQIIEMLQRQINVGELKTSGYDIAIQYSLDLNDYGRLAFKGDMTHVIEHSESFEGNDGLVELDNNGQLDTGIFEDRASASLTWYKDGWRVRWSTKYKGPVVDAHDRVDDYKELFAENDANCAAGNEDCIENPETPKYLYYGSFIKHNVSVSYAFDFNKTEIRLFGGANNVFDNKGPFIPRTGDNYERGIGNYDSKYEGGVGRFVYLGTEVKF, from the coding sequence ATGAAAAAGAATTTAATCACACTGGCAATTCAGTCGGCAATTATTGGTGGTACAACCTTACTAGCACCACAAGCAATTGCTGAAGAAGAACAAAGCATTAATCGTGTCGTTCAAGAGAGTAAAACAACTGAGAATAAAGATGCTTTAACTCAAGACGATGACGTTGAAAAAATTACCGTTACCGGTTCTCGTTTACGCCGTGACAGTTTCAGCGTAGCAACACCACTTGTAACAGTAAGCAAAGAAGCGATATTAGATACAGGTTTAGGCTCACTTTCAGAAGTATTAGTTGATGAAGTGCCGGCTATTTCTGAAAGTTCTAGTAATATGAATACCCAGTCATCTGTAAGTGCCACGGGCCTTTCAACGGTTAACTTACGTAATTTAGGTACAGATAGAACACTAACGCTTATTGATGGTCGTCGTGTTGTATCTAATAGCTACAGTGGTAACTACGTTAGTTTAAGTACCATACCTACTGGTATGGTTGAAAAAGTTGAAGTGATAACCGGTGGCGCTTCTGCAGCATACGGTTCTGATGCTATTGCTGGTGTAGTGAACATTATTACACAGCAAAACAAAGAAGGTTTTGAATTTCAAGTACGTGGCGGTGAAACACCAGAAGGTGGTGGTAGAGAGTTCACAATAGATGCTGATTACGGTACTGAGTTTGCTGATGGCCGTGGTTATATGTTTGTCAGTTCAACCTGGGATCGCCAATTTGGTATTGATGTATCTGACAGAGACCGTTCAGCGGTTGAATCAAGTTACGATTATAACACTAGCGAACTTTGTAACGAAATGAACACTGTTGACGGTGATCAATGTATGCGTGATATCACTAAAGCTGATTGGCGTGAACGTAGTGATGGTACTAAAGGTGGCGTATTTGAAGAAAGGAGTTCATTTGCTGACGGTGGTTTCTTTTATACCGCGGACGGCCTACAAACCGGCTGGACTGAAGAACGAGACGGTATTAACCCTTATCAATGGGATAAAATTAAAACACCAAATGATCGCTTAGCTACAGCTGTGAAAGTTGATTATGAATTAACTGATGACATTACAGGTTCATTTCAGGTTCAGTACTCTAACAATGAATCAGTAAATGTTAAGTCTCCAGAAGATGAATATGAAGGTGCTTATGTACCAATTATTGACCCTGAAACCGGCGAACTAGGAAGAGTACGCCCAGGTTATATATCTACAGATAATCCATTTGCTCCAGCTATTATTGCTGATAACGCTGGTAGCAGTATTAGTTGGGATCGCCGTTTTTACGAAGTAGGTAATGTAACTACTGACAATGAACGTGAAACGGTAAGAACTTGGGCTGGCCTGCAAGGCACTATGTTTGATGGCGACTGGGATTGGGATTTATCTGTAGGTTACGGTAAATTTGAGCAAAATCAAAGACGTTTAAATGAATTAAATACTGTAAGAGTGTCACAAGCCCTAGATTCAGAATATGCTGATGATGGCGTTACTATCCAGTGTGCGGATGAAGATGCAAGAGCAGCTGGTTGTGTGCCTTTAAATATTTTTGGTGAAGGCTCAATTACGCCTGATATGGCTGACTGGATCCGAGCGACTCCTACAATTGATACTGAAATTGAACAAACAAACATTTTAGGTTTTATCGCCGGTGATTTATTCGACATGCCTGCTGGGCCTGTTGCCGCTGTGTTTGGTGCCGAGTACCGTAAAGATAAACAAACAGTAAGTACAGACGAAGGTCACCAATATGGTGGTATTACTTTCAACTTGGTCCCTAGTTTTACTGGTGATGTAGATGTATATGAAGCGTTTGCTGAATTTGCATTCCCATTATTGAAAAATAAAACTTTTGCTAAGTCGCTTGATGCAGAAACATCTGTTCGTGTCGCTGATTACTCGCATGAAGGTATTGATCTAATGTCGAGTTACAAACTTGGTTTAACTTGGCAACCTGTTGAAGGTTATATGATCCGTGGTAACTTTGCCCGTGCACAACGTGCGCCTAATATCACTGAGTTATTATCACCACCACGCGGTGACTATGATACTTATACAGATATTTGTGATGGTACATCAGCAACTTCAACAGAAGCTGGTCACGATAACTGTCGTTTAGAACCTGGCATTGCTGCTCAGATTGCCGCTGATCCTGATTTTATCTTTGAAGATGACAATAATGGTTATGGTCCTGGTGCAGGTAATGAAAACCTGAAAGAAGAAACGGCTGATACCTATACGCTTGGTATAACCATGAGCCCAAGTTTTATCGATAACTTTAATATCGCCATCGATTATTACAACATTACAGTGGAAGACGCTATTTCGGAAATTGGTAATGAGGAATTACTGGCAGAATGTTACGACTCTTCAATTGGTTTTGGTGATTCAAACCCATTTTGTGCTGACATAACTCGTGATGATGAAGGTCAGATAATTGAGATGTTACAACGTCAAATAAACGTTGGTGAACTTAAAACCAGTGGTTACGATATTGCAATTCAATACTCACTTGATTTAAATGATTACGGACGATTGGCGTTCAAAGGTGATATGACCCACGTAATTGAGCACAGTGAATCATTTGAAGGTAATGATGGTTTAGTTGAGTTAGATAACAATGGTCAACTAGATACCGGCATTTTCGAAGACAGAGCGTCAGCGTCATTAACTTGGTATAAAGATGGATGGCGTGTACGTTGGAGCACTAAGTACAAAGGTCCTGTAGTAGATGCTCATGATCGTGTTGACGATTATAAAGAGTTATTCGCTGAAAATGATGCAAATTGTGCTGCGGGTAATGAAGACTGTATCGAAAACCCTGAAACGCCAAAGTATTTGTATTACGGTTCTTTCATCAAGCATAACGTGAGTGTTTCTTATGCCTTTGATTTCAACAAAACTGAAATCCGATTATTTGGTGGTGCAAACAACGTGTTTGATAATAAAGGACCGTTTATTCCACGTACCGGTGACAACTATGAACGAGGTATAGGTAACTACGACAGCAAATACGAAGGTGGCGTTGGTCGTTTCGTATACTTGGGAACCGAAGTTAAATTTTAA